One genomic window of Methanosarcina acetivorans C2A includes the following:
- a CDS encoding tyrosine-type recombinase/integrase, producing the protein MKNSEYATKYIRKCKADGLGQSSVNLTAHIIKHFIEWCDKEGKLLESFSEDDVFDYLDELEKHTFKQKGVEKKYSEFTKARNRIQVRKFLSFVNPYLKTTFKIRKPKNNKLPEDIFTKEEVEAMIDTCQNPRDSAIVATFYESGARKGELLAVRIRNIVFDEFGVVVNITEGKTGSRRIRLVFAASYLRQWLDCHPLKDNRDAFVFCSLRSPFGKLSNTGIHDQLKEIGKRAGIPVEKLHPHNFRHTRATHLSEHLTEAQLKEYMGWTKSSTMTSIYTHLSGRDIDNSILRLNGIDIKDSEDDDRLKTAKCPRCKELQDGKNQFCFKCGMPLSAQTASSIEQGTAEFNLEMMKAVMQDPGILKLIMAEIEKQK; encoded by the coding sequence ATGAAAAATTCTGAATATGCGACTAAATATATACGTAAATGCAAAGCTGACGGATTGGGTCAAAGCTCTGTTAACCTCACTGCTCATATTATCAAGCATTTCATTGAATGGTGTGATAAGGAAGGCAAGCTTTTAGAGTCTTTCTCTGAGGATGATGTGTTTGATTATCTGGACGAGCTTGAAAAACATACATTCAAACAGAAAGGAGTAGAGAAAAAGTATTCAGAGTTCACAAAAGCCAGAAACCGAATTCAAGTTAGAAAGTTTTTGAGTTTTGTTAATCCATACCTGAAAACTACTTTTAAGATAAGAAAACCGAAGAATAACAAGCTCCCCGAAGACATCTTCACAAAAGAAGAAGTTGAGGCAATGATAGATACCTGTCAAAACCCCAGAGACTCGGCTATTGTTGCAACCTTCTACGAGTCCGGCGCAAGGAAAGGGGAATTACTGGCTGTCAGGATCAGAAATATTGTATTTGATGAATTCGGGGTTGTTGTCAACATCACGGAAGGCAAAACAGGGTCTCGAAGGATTAGACTTGTATTTGCAGCTTCTTATCTGCGGCAGTGGTTAGATTGTCACCCGTTGAAAGACAATAGAGATGCGTTTGTTTTCTGCTCTCTCCGATCTCCCTTCGGTAAACTTAGTAACACGGGAATTCACGATCAACTAAAAGAAATAGGAAAAAGAGCTGGAATCCCGGTAGAAAAATTGCATCCTCATAATTTCAGACACACGCGAGCCACACACTTGAGTGAACACCTAACAGAGGCCCAGTTAAAGGAATACATGGGCTGGACTAAATCATCAACCATGACTAGCATATACACTCATTTATCCGGGCGAGACATAGACAACTCCATTCTGCGGTTAAACGGCATTGATATAAAAGACTCTGAAGACGATGACCGGCTGAAAACTGCGAAATGCCCCCGTTGTAAAGAGCTGCAGGACGGCAAAAACCAGTTTTGTTTCAAATGTGGAATGCCTTTGAGTGCACAAACGGCCTCTTCAATTGAGCAGGGAACGGCAGAATTCAATCTGGAAATGATGAAAGCAGTAATGCAAGACCCAGGAATATTGAAGTTGATTATGGCGGAAATAGAAAAGCAAAAATAA